The following is a genomic window from Vicia villosa cultivar HV-30 ecotype Madison, WI unplaced genomic scaffold, Vvil1.0 ctg.000348F_1_1, whole genome shotgun sequence.
ATTGGCAGAGATAATATCCAATATATTTTTCATCACATATTTTTtatcatatatggttaaataCTTCACGTCTACATAGATAAATGTATGAGTTAGACTTAAAATCCTATTCACTCGCAAAACTATTTTCAAGATAAATTTCTTTAGTCTAATGCTATTAAACAATGATATAGTAAAGACACATTCAAAATTAAGGATGAAATCATACCTCAAAGACACGCGAGCATTTGTAGATAATCCTGACTTGAGATTCACAAACGCGAAGAGAAAAGTTGCTTgcaacaaaaatcaaaataacaaaTCAATAATTGATAGAATACACCTTATTCATCTTATTCTTCTTTTCCAATGCTATTTTAATATTCATTCATATATATTCattcatatatattatttgattatGTGATAAAAGTTGATTATGTGAACAATTATTACTTGCTGCTGAATACAATCAAACCGAATAGGAGAATAACAGGATGTGTGTGTTGTCAATACATATTTATTGAAATGAATTTATCATGGAATGGTAATAAGCATGTTACGGTATACACAAATCACATTCAACTTCTTACCATGGAATTATTTTAAGTAAAACAATTATATATTGGTTTTCTACTTTTTAATCTCATACATGTTTGATGTTTCTAGCTAAATGTTTAATGTAGCTTTTTAGATACTATTATATTATATAGATCAATCGAGTCACAACTGGCGGAAAGGACAAAGAATTACATCTATTTCAATAATGGCAGAGCAAGATGGTGGAAACGGCACAGAAAGAAAATCTATGATTTCAATAGAAGAAAATCTATGATTTCACATTATTAGATGTAATTCTTCTCCATCTTTCTAACTTGCACCCCTCTTCTCTAAtttatgtttgatttattttattttataatattatgatACAGATTCTAATGGCAGAGCAAGTCGTGAAAACGACACAGGAAGATGATGAAAAACCCCTCTTCATCTGGTTCATCATAACTGACAAATATTCAACCCCTTTTCCCCTTCCACATGTCACTGTAACAACCCTTAAACCTAACAAATAAGGACCAAAAGGATGAACCTTTTCCTTACTGCTATGACTTAAATTCACAATAGAAGATACTCTTTTGCTCAGTGATCTAACACCCCCACTGGAACACCGCCACCTACCCCACATTATTTTCATACAAAGTAAAAATTGAAACTTTATCCAAAATGTTGAGCAATACAGAAAATCAAAACAAACCCAGTAATGttaatccattaaaatcaaaaacCCTTGTTCTATTTTTTTCTTGTGAAAACAGCACAGGAAGCAAAAACATTGAAATTGTACCTGAGAAGGTCGAAGGTCGAAGGGTGGTGACGGCAGAAGGGTGGTCGTTGTTGGAGGTATGGTCGTGACGGCAGGATGGTGGTCATCGTCAGAGGTAGGGTCATGACGGCAAGATGGTGGTCGTCGTCGGTGGTAGGGTCCTCGGAAGAGGTCGCTTCTTCGGAGGAGGTAGGGTCTCAGAGGAGGTTGCTTCGTAGGAGGAAGTTTCGGCAACGACTGTATCTTGGaaagaaaaaacaacaaaatacTGTTTGTGTTGGAAAGGAGGCTAGGGTTTTAGTGAAAAATTATGGGAGACATTTCCCATCGGTCTTTAAATGGACCGATGTAAAGGCCCATGCTGTGAGACATTTCCTATCGGTTTCTTAAAGGACCGATATAAAGGCCCATTATGCAAAACATTTCTCATCGGTTGCTTAATGGACTGATGTAAAATCCCTTATAACACAATTTCATCTTATTTACGAAACTGCCACCGTGTTATTTTTCTTGCTACACTGTCCATTGATCATGTATCTATAACTGACAGAAGTAAGGCATATCATAATCCAGACAACAAAAGCCCAGGGATTTTCATCTCTTGCATAATGTTCTTCAGTGTTATCCACTCAACAGTGTCATAAGCTTTCTGAACATCCATCTGGATAGTGCATCTTGGTGATATGTGTTTCCTGGTATAACCTCTAACTAGTTCATGAGCAATAAGGATATTGTCTTGAATATTTCTGCCATGGACAAAGGCAGATTGGCTTTCATGAACAATGTCTCTAATCACCTTACTGAGTCTGCTAGTCAGGATTTTGGATATGATTTTGTATAATGTGGAGCAGCAGGCTATTGGTCTTAAATCTTTAATCATCTTGACATCTTTGGTTTTAGGGATTAGAGTAACCAAAGAGCAGTTAGCTTCATAATACATTTTCTTGTTGCAAAAGAAATCCTGAACAGCTTTATGTACATCATCTTTAATAATCTTCCAACTCTGTTTAAAGAAGCTAGCATTGAAGCCATCACACCCTGGAGCCTTATGATCCCCTATAGTCTTCAAAGCTTGCCAAATTTCAGAATCTGTAACAGGTTTTCAATAGAGGGCCCCTTCTAATAGCATCAATATCTACATGTGTCATATGGGCAGTATTAGTACCTACCAGGTTTGTGTAGAACTTAATCACTTCCCTTTCAATATCTTCAAACTCAGTGAATTTATTACCATTGCTGTCTTCCAAGTTATCCAGGGTGGTTTGTCTATTTTCTTCTTTGAGATTGGCATAGAAGTACTTATTGTTACCATCACCTAACTGAATCCAATCTATTTTTGCCTTCTGCATCAAGATTCTCTCTTCAATTTCAGTCTTGAGTAACAAATCATCAGTCTCATCCTTCACCCTTTTGATGAGATCATTGTTAAATGGATCCCTCCTCAACTGCTCTTGGACATCTTGAAGACTAGTTCTACTCTCTTGGATATTCTGGCTTCTTTGATACATCTTCTTATTAAGTCTTCTCATAGGTTGCTGCAGTCTAATAAGTTTTTGCCATAAAGCATACATAGGGCTGCCCTGAATCTGAATGTTCCAACTATTTCTAACACTCACCAGAAACTCAGGATTTCCATATCACTCCCAGAATAAGTAAGGAACCACTTAATGTTGTAAAGGCCTCTATCAATCCTAGAGTATATCATTCCAGTTGAGTGTTTGTTTATTTGACCAGGTATATGTGTTTCCTCTGGTAGCATGTTCAAATAAACCAACCTGCTGCATCATATTATCTAGGTCCATATATTCCGAATGTTGAATATCTTTTCCTCCTATTCTATCAGTGACCTTTAGAATATTATTATAGTCCCCAATAAGCAACCAAGGGCCCCTGACATTCTTACTATGCTCCTCAATATCATCCCAGAGAATTCTCCTCTTAGCCAACTGATTTTGAGCATATATAGCAGACAAATAGAAAGCAAGAGCACCTTTTTTATTATAGACCTCACAATGTATAACTTGTTCAGTGGAGTAAATTAGCTTCAAATCCCACCAAACATTGTTCCACATGACCCATATACGCCCATTGTCATGATCTTTGTAGTTATCTAAGAATTTCCACTGCCTACCCAACTTATTACGCACCAGGTCACTCTTATTAGTCTTAACCCTTGTCTCTAATAAAGCAATACAACTAACCTGAAGTTGTTTGAGATGGGCTCCAATCTCAATGCTTCTGGAATTTTTATTGAGCCCTCTAACATTCCAGCTAAGGATCATATATAACTTGGTCCTCCACTCTCAAAGCAGTCTCCAACTTTGAGAGCATCAAAACCATTTGTGCAACTGACCACCACCTCTGGAGGAGCTTGAATAGGTTTCTTTCCTTTACCCTGACTTGCCTTGCTCACTGTATTCCATTTCTCTTGTGTGTCCTCTTGGGTAATCGTCTCCTTAGGTTTCTCTGACTCCTGAATTACTTCATTCTTTTTAGGTTTCCATATCGGCTTCATTGGGATCTCAACCTTATTCTTGCAAGTATGCCCAACCTTATTGCATTTAGCACAGAATGGAGGCCTCCATTCATATTCAACTCGCTGAGAGATTTTTCCTGAATTGCCATCCCTGATCATTATTTCTTCCTTCAGCTCAACTGTTACATCTACTTCAATCAATACCTTGGCATAGGACACTCTTAATTTTCTTGCAGTACATTCATCAGTCATGAGTGGTTTACCTACTGCGCTAGCAATTTTCCCTATACTCTTATCCCCCCAAAATTTCAGAGGTAGTTGAGGGAAAGTCACCCAGATGGGAAGTACTCTCAGGACATCATCTTGTAGAGTGAAATCGGGGGTCCATTCATGGAGTAGGATTGGCTTCTTGAATATCGTGTATGGTCCCCTCATCAGGACAGCATCTTTGTCTTCCTTCGATGTGAAACGAACCAGGAAATATCCCTCCTTGTTATAGTATAAGTCCGGCAAGACAACAAAGTTCCATACATTCATAATGAATTTTTTCACCGCGTTCATAGACAAATCATCCTTAATAGCGTACAAGATCAAAGCGTTTTCCTAGAATTGTATTTCAGAATGAATATCTTGAGGTTCAATAACCACTTCCACTTCCCCATCAACCAGATCTGGAGGAGTATACTCCAATCCTATTCCATGGGAAGGAAGGCGATTCCCTTTGATAACACCAACCCACAGCTGTGGTTGTGCTTCTGATTTCTTTTGCTCACCCTGTGTTTTCTCTGTGTTATTCTTCTCTTCAATTGATTCAAGCGTAGGCATCTCCGTATCAATGGACTTACCCTTCCCCTCGCTAGAATTTGTTGTTGGCGAAAGAGTGCTTACCCTCGCAGGTGGGGTCTGCGCCGCCTTTTTCTTTGCCCGGCCTCGACGCATTACAAACCCTAAGCTTCCTCTAGCCCTAAAACTTCTTGTACCAAATCGATCCCTAGTCCTAAGACTAGGAGTTTAAATCTCTTTAGTAGTCAAAGCTACAGGGTAGTAGAAGGCACCACACCGTACCGTCAACCGGAAATCGTATCAGAAATCTCCCCAGAAATCGCCACAGCTAATTTTTCCACCGTGTTATTTTTCCCATCAGTGAAAttaaatgtctgatgtaaaatcactaaatcaatttttttcacatCAAATTGTTATAaaacctgatgtaaaatcctttgacaaatatttttcacatcagttatctttatacctgatgtaaaatcttgtaaccaaatgtcatatttttagtagtgaCAACAACTAATTTAGGCCTATCAACTAGTATAAGCATTTAATAGggcttacaaaaatatttttttaaatgatcatAATATGTATTCACCTTATATCATTAAGCTCTCAACAATAGCTTAGGAAAACAACTTATAGCttatatgaaaataattttaCTAAATTCAATCTTTGACTATCGAAATAGCTTGTATAAAACTCAATAAAGCTATTTATATGAAAAGATATTTATTCAATACCTCCTTAATTAGGCAACATATCAAAATAACTCAATGAATGCAATAATAAAGAGATTTATATGAGAATGACAAGGAGAGTATTACAATATCAACGGTACCATATCGAGCAAAAACAAAGAGACGAAATCGAAACAGAGTCAATTATTAGTGGGATTAAGCTTGAATCAATTATAaagaatgatatttaaataattataaaggcACCCTTTTCTTCGGTTCTCCCAAGGCATCCAAATTATATGGACTGACATTGTTCCAAGCTTCCAGACCCAGACGGAAAAAAGACAAACATAATCATTCTCTGAGCTTATGAAATGATAAGTATACTACACTAGTAAGAAAAAGCTTCAAGTAGAATACACTAAAAATAATGTCTTACATTTGGTGTTGTTGACAAAatggtcaaaattcaaattcatgcTCATCAAGTCAGATCAACCTCCAATCAAGATTCAGCTGCATCAATTGTATTTCAGAATGATTTGAATTGTCAATGATATTCTCATAACAGAAAGAtgctttttattcaaaattaatatCATCTACTCACTTAGGTGACTGAATCAAGCTGTATGGTAACCGGTCCATCGTTAACCAAATTTATCTGCTGATGAGCTCAGGTGTGAAGCATGTCAACACATGAAGTAATTATTATTCTCAAATAATAAAAGCAGGAACTTGATGATATAACCTATACCTTCATCTTAGCTCCAAATACACCATATGTATAAGAAACCAAAAGGATTTTAAAATTACAAGTGAATATAGCCTAGTTTTAAAATGAatcatcacaaaaatacaaaaaaaaaacatttagaaTTTATCTCCATGGCATTATCAAATCTCCAATACATTTGTGCGCAGCCAGAATTGATGAAATGGAATGTGGTGTCAAAGCCAGAAAGCAGAAGAGGAAGGAGAACTGTACAGTGGTACCATGATCATTGGCTCTCTCAACATTAGGGGAGGAGGGGGTAGCGCAAAGTGGCGTAGGGTGAGCCACATAATAAACAAAGGTAATGATGACTTCTTTTTTATTCAAGAGACGAAATTATAATCGCTTTCTGAGAATTTAGCTGGTAGTTTTTGGAGGAACAGTAGTGTTGATTTTTCTTATTTGTCGTCTATTGGAGCTTCGGGGGGTATTCTATCTCTGTGGAACACAAATTCTGTCCGGGTTCTATGCAGTTTTCATGGTAGGGGTTTCCTAGGGGTAAAGGCGGTATGGAAGGACGAGTTGTATTATTTAGCTAATGTTTATTCGCCTAGTACTTTGGCGGAGAAGAGGTTGATGTGGGggaatttaatttctttaaaGAATAGATTTACCGATGGTGAGTGGGTGATTGGTGGTGATTTTAACTCTATCAAGAATTGTAGAGAAAGAAAAGGTTGCTCGGTTGTTCGTTCTAGTTGTGAATGGAGGGAGTTCGAGGAGTTTATTGAACTTTCCAACTTGATTGATATTCCTTGTAAAGGGAAGAAATATTCTTGGTTTAGTGGGGACGGAAGAGTTAGTAGTATAATTGATCGTTTCTTGGAGGCGGACAATATGGTTAGTAGATGGGGAGTGATTGGCCAATTTGTAGGGGATTGTGACATATCGGATCATTGCCCGGTGTGGTTGGTTTGTGATAATTCAAATTGGGGACCAAAGCCCTTTAAATTCAACAACAAGTGGTTTGCTAACAAGGAGTTCTTGCCTTTTGCGGAGAAGGAGTGGAAGTTGTTATTGGTGGAAGGGAGGGGCGATTTCGTTTTATAGGAGAAATTAAGACTTTTTAAAAAGAGGTTGAGATGGTGGAATATTAATGTCTTTGGGAAGATTGATTTGGAGGTAGAGGAAGGTGTTCGGATCTTGAACGAAGGGGATGAATTGGTGGATGAAGAGGATGTAGCTGTTTCTTTGTTAGATGTGGATTGGAGAAGGAGGGCATCTAAAGATTTTTGGATGAATTTGAAGATTAAAGAGAATATGCTAATTCAAAAATCGAGATTGAAGTGGTTGAATGATGGTGATGCAAATAGTAAATACTTCCATAGGGTTATGAAAGCAAGGAGAAGTCGGAACCACATTGGTCCTTTATTGACGGAGAGTGGTTTTGTTGAATCGGTTGCGGAAGTGAAAGAGGAAGTCTTGTCTCATTTTGCGAATAAGTTTACCGAGGAGGTGAGGGGGAGACCAACTTTGGAGGGGATTTCTTTAGGGGTTTTGAATAGGAAATATTGATTAAAGAGTAAGGAAAGAATAACAGctataaccaatccttgttgttcttcttgtttaTTATCTTTTCTACCCTTGTGTGTTTCTTGATCACAAAGAAACAGTTTATACTTTGTTCATCAAGGCATCcctttcacaacaaattggtgcgttGAGcttggagaagatgccttcaacaaattatgagaatgaaaagttcaccggagtgaacgatttcgatctgtggcgcttgaagatgaaagtcctacttgttcagcagggttgtttggaagcgttgaagggagcgacGGCTATGGATGTTGCGTTAACAAAAAGAGAGATGATGGCCATGATCAAGAAAGCACACAgcacaattttgttgagccttggtgataaggttcttcgactAGTATCAAAGGAGACGGCGATATCAAGGTTATggatgaaacttgaaagtttataCATGCCCAAATCGTTGGTAAATCGACTTTCCcaaaagcaagctttgtattcattcaagatgattgaagataaagtgttggTTGAGCAATTGGaaatgttcaacaagctgattcttaatcttgaaaatattgatgtgaagatcgatgatgaagatcaagcattgttactattgtgcgctttgcctcgaacacatgctcacttcaaataaactctcttgtatggaagggagtccctgacctttgaagaagttcaatcagccttatattcgaaggacttgaatgaacgaaaggagcataaaccttcgagggttggtgaaggtttgagtgttaagggaaaattcttgcgaaaggatgctaagttcgacaagaagaaaggtaaaagtcagcagaagtcttacAGTGGTGATGCATTTGGTATTCGatgttatcattgtaagaaggagggtcacacaagaaaggtgtgccctgaacgcctgaaagattatggaggtaaggataatggcaatgcagccattgttcaagatgatttcaaatcatatgatgttcttgtggtttcgagCGGTGACTCTattaaggagtggattatggattcagattgcacttggcacatgactccaaacaaagacttgttcgaggaattatgtgatcaagatggtgggtcTGTATTACTagaaaacaacaaagcttgcaagattacaAGTATTAGATATATGAGAATCAAGCTCCATgacgagtcaataaggttgttgactgaagtcaggtatgttcttgatttgaagagaaattttctttctcttagtgaatttgacaagaaaggatatgttttccaaggagagaaaaatatcctaagagtcatgaagtgatcgaaggaagtcttgagaggcgtgaagaaacaaggcttgtataccctcgaggatgaagttgtaagtggttcgacaaatgttgcatccatgaaacctttgtcaaagacaaaaatttggcacatgagattgggccatctCAATGAAagaggtctggtcgaattagggaaacaaaatctgcttggtggagataaagtcgaaaagctgaagttttgtgaaccctgtgtacttggaaaatcttgcagagtgaagttcaacaaaggaaaacaaagaacacatggatcccttgattatatccatGTTGATCTTTAGGGGCctacaaggtgtccatcacattctggagcgaggtatttcctatccatagtagatgattattccagaaaattatggatattcatccagaagactaaggatgaaacttttgagaatttcaaaagttggaagacttagatctaaaatcagactggcagaaaggtcaagaggttgagaaacgacaatggccttgaattttgcaatgagacgttcgacagtttttgtgctgcctctggtattgcaaggcatcgAACTACAGCaggaactccacaacaaaatggtttggatgaaaggtttaatcgaactattttggagagagttagatgcatgttgactagtgctaggttaaagaaggtgttttgagctgaggctgtttcgacagcaacatatctgataaacagatgtccttcgacaacgttagatatgaagacaccttaAGAAGTTTGGTCGAGagatccaccagatctcgacagacttagagtatttggctgcatagcctatgctcatattaggtaagacaaggtcgaacctagagctctgaaatgcatatTCATGGGAtatcctgaaggagtcaaagcttataggctatgatgCCTAGAGTCAGGTCACAGAAggagtatcaccagtcgagatgtagttttcaatgaagctgaaatggattttaagaaaactgatgatgttgatcGAAGTGTGGAATATCAGATGAAGAGATGAAAAATGTAGTGATTCCTATTGAGGTGGTGCATggtgatgctgaattgcatatcccagatgaagtcgaagaagaagcataaGATGTTgtggaagttgaggaaactgtcgatgattATCTATTTCAAGAGATaggtcaagaagaatcatcaagccacctcagagacttgggtatgcatatCTTATAGTTAtgtcttaatctctgcaagtgattttctagacgaagaacctagagactataaggaagttacgaggagtcaaaataagactgaatggatgaaggccatgaatgatgagatgaaatctcttcatgataatcacacttgggaactgatcaagaaacctactagggcaaggttagtcagttgtaaatggattttcaaagttaaggaaggaatcataGGAGTGGCGTTgagaaaagatacaaggcaaggttggtcgcaagggggtTCACTCAGATATAAGGTGTCGACTTTattgatgtgttttctcctgttgtgaagcataggtccattcaaatgttacttgccatggtgGTACAGTTCgatcttgtatggtgatctagatgaaacgatcctgatgaggcaacctgaagggtatgtcaaacaggggaaggaagattatgtgtgcaagctaaatagATATTTATATGGAATGAAATaatctcctcgatagtggaataAGAGATTCAACAAGTTCATTGCACGCATTAGTTTCGATAGAAGTCAGtttgaccactgtgtttactttcgatttcgacctggtaattcatttgttattttgttgctttatgtggatgatattctcatagaaagcaaaaatgtcgaagatgtaatgagggtgaaggctgaactcaataaggagttcgatatgaaggat
Proteins encoded in this region:
- the LOC131627051 gene encoding uncharacterized protein LOC131627051; its protein translation is MRRGRAKKKAAQTPPARVSTLSPTTNSSEGKGKSIDTEMPTLESIEEKNNTEKTQGEQKKSEAQPQLWVGVIKGNRLPSHGIGLEYTPPDLVDGEVEVENALILYAIKDDLSMNAVKKFIMNVWNFVVLPDLYYNKEGYFLVRFTSKEDKDAVLMRGPYTIFKKPILLHEWTPDFTLQDDVLRVLPIWVTFPQLPLKFWGDKSIGKIASAVGKPLMTDECTARKLRVSYAKVLIEVDVTVELKEEIMIRDGNSGKISQRVEYEWRPPFCAKCNKVGHTCKNKVEIPMKPIWKPKKNEVIQESEKPKETITQEDTQEKWNTVSKASQGKGKKPIQAPPEVVVSCTNGFDALKVGDCFESGGPSYI
- the LOC131627052 gene encoding uncharacterized protein LOC131627052, producing MALSNLQYICAQPELMKWNVVSKPESRRGRRTVQCFHGRGFLGVKAVWKDELYYLANVYSPSTLAEKRLMWGNLISLKNRFTDGEWVIGGDFNSIKNCRERKGCSVVRSSCEWREFEEFIELSNLIDIPCKGKKYSWFSGDGRVSSIIDRFLEADNMVSRWGVIGQFVGDCDISDHCPVWLVCDNSNWGPKPFKFNNKWFANKEFLPFAEKEWKLLLVEGRGDFVEEGVRILNEGDELVDEEDVAVSLLDVDWRRRASKDFWMNLKIKENMLIQKSRLKWLNDGDANSKYFHRVMKARRSRNHIGPLLTESGFVESVAEVKEEVLSHFANKFTEEVRGRPTLEGISLGVLNRKY